In Candidatus Chlorohelix allophototropha, one DNA window encodes the following:
- a CDS encoding PAS domain S-box protein, with product MNNPNKSANPLHEQILEHNPLLMTGEVMNTGVTTAFPETPLLEVIKLMLYHSADSVVIVSEADRTPVGIITTRDILRLTIENQALANLRAENVMSGVLITALPDMPLPEAYNLLETHHLGQLVVTGKQGELAGTISRANYDPAMLFNVIPRSENQKCQRQEAEERIQKLSKLYATMSQSNQAIIRTDSRESLFHEICRIAVEFGGMKMAWVATPDYERKVLVKASCYGRDLEYLDTLLISIDPEKLESKGIGGKAFLEKQHFIANGFTEKESNRPCHIAAKAKGLAAAAAFPLFESGEIIGLLILYSGESQYFDPEIVQLLDEMAQNISFALEKFTFEKKRAAGIRELEKSNERFSKIFYASPISMSIFRASDFKLLEANDSFFKQTGFSRENLAQFQGIAPREKLYPSLQQADKFLEALTNNSKLTDYELEFYNKNGEILIMLLSTESMELGGEACFVIQAINITARKRAEEALRMSEARFQTFMNNSPALSWITDDNGNIVYLSPTYGRVTGIDVEKATGKSAYEIYPKDYADDFIATIRQVAETGQNVEIVESFPRPDGTLGYVLSYKFPLPHFSEQRLVGGVAIDITEREHAKEALRLSEERYRKVTELITDYAYSYLINPDGTYTPEWFTEESFYRLTGYRLSEIDQDNILMLIHPDDREEARKNFRAAAGTEKFRSEYRIITKSGEVRWITFLRQAEWDIGHERVIRMFGSLKDITERKLAKDALRESEQKFIKLFRANPAAITLGNMNNGFFVDVNDKWVELTGYKPEELIGHDFRDLHLWQIPENGKNIITELVTKGYYHNFETKLYKKNGETIDALNSFDLIEIDGQMCALSFSIDITERKRAEEALRDKEEQFRALVENSPDLIMRMDRQLRMVYGNPAVLKFSHRSQQQIYGKIGTEMGMAQSTWNSVCEMAQKVEETKTMQVTETNGTVHDQMFYFQTRLIPEFNASGEIETLLSVTTDITALKRAQEELINQARFKTLFEFSPDSVILMDRAGTIISLNRAVEELLGYSPQELIGRKGVDFKLIPPDIFEQFIAVMIKAENSALPYLFEFEITKRNGKQLAVEARAHALMLEGQTHILIAFRDITRHKDLEYELRAAIEKQRELTELKSRFVSMASHEFRTPLTIILSAAQLLEKYMERFTPERVAELYKRIVVSVRNMTDLLDEMLFLNRAEAGKLECKPTMLDLSLFCNEVVEEIRFGAGTQHFFQIEIAPPPRLIAADVKLLRPVVANLLYNAVKYSPKERTIRFKLEYTATQAHGTVIDEGIGIPSENLKQLFEVFYRADNVGDIQGTGLGLAIVKKSLLAHGGDIEIESAENKGTTCRFWIPI from the coding sequence ATGAATAATCCCAATAAAAGCGCCAATCCTTTGCATGAGCAAATCTTAGAACATAACCCGTTGCTTATGACCGGAGAGGTAATGAATACCGGAGTGACTACTGCTTTTCCCGAAACGCCTTTGTTGGAAGTAATCAAATTGATGCTCTACCACTCGGCTGATTCGGTGGTTATTGTCAGTGAAGCAGACAGAACCCCGGTTGGGATTATTACCACGCGCGACATTTTGCGCCTTACAATCGAAAACCAAGCGCTTGCCAACCTACGCGCTGAAAACGTTATGTCCGGTGTGCTCATTACCGCCCTGCCGGATATGCCTCTACCTGAAGCTTACAATTTGCTAGAAACTCACCATTTGGGGCAGCTTGTAGTTACGGGCAAGCAAGGCGAGTTAGCCGGAACCATATCGCGGGCTAACTACGACCCGGCGATGTTATTTAACGTCATTCCGCGCAGTGAGAATCAAAAGTGCCAACGCCAAGAGGCTGAAGAACGTATTCAGAAACTCAGCAAGCTATATGCCACAATGAGCCAATCCAATCAGGCGATAATCAGAACCGACTCTCGCGAGAGCTTGTTCCACGAAATTTGCCGAATAGCGGTTGAATTTGGCGGTATGAAAATGGCGTGGGTGGCAACGCCGGATTATGAACGAAAAGTGCTGGTTAAAGCTTCCTGCTACGGGCGAGATTTGGAATATCTGGATACTTTGCTAATTTCGATTGACCCCGAAAAACTGGAAAGCAAAGGAATAGGCGGCAAAGCTTTTCTCGAAAAGCAGCATTTTATTGCCAACGGTTTTACCGAAAAAGAATCAAATAGACCTTGCCACATCGCCGCCAAAGCCAAAGGGCTGGCTGCTGCTGCCGCCTTCCCGTTATTCGAGTCCGGCGAAATAATCGGGCTATTAATTCTATACTCCGGTGAAAGCCAATATTTCGACCCCGAAATTGTGCAGTTGCTGGATGAGATGGCGCAAAACATTTCCTTCGCGCTGGAAAAGTTTACTTTCGAGAAAAAACGCGCCGCCGGCATCAGGGAACTGGAAAAAAGCAATGAACGCTTCTCCAAAATTTTCTACGCCAGCCCTATCTCAATGTCTATTTTCAGAGCCTCCGACTTTAAATTGCTTGAGGCTAACGATAGTTTTTTCAAGCAGACAGGCTTTAGCCGGGAAAACCTTGCCCAATTTCAGGGAATTGCCCCTAGAGAGAAGTTGTATCCAAGCCTGCAACAGGCTGATAAATTTCTAGAAGCTTTAACCAATAATAGTAAGCTCACTGATTATGAGCTTGAATTTTATAATAAAAACGGTGAAATCCTTATTATGCTGCTTTCCACCGAAAGCATGGAATTAGGCGGCGAAGCATGCTTTGTGATTCAGGCAATTAATATCACCGCGCGTAAACGCGCCGAAGAAGCTTTGCGTATGAGCGAAGCTCGCTTCCAAACTTTTATGAATAATAGCCCGGCTTTAAGCTGGATTACCGATGACAATGGAAATATTGTTTACCTCAGCCCTACCTACGGACGAGTTACCGGAATCGATGTGGAAAAAGCTACGGGCAAGAGCGCGTATGAGATCTATCCAAAGGATTACGCCGATGATTTTATTGCTACGATTCGGCAGGTAGCTGAAACCGGACAGAATGTGGAAATAGTAGAATCTTTCCCACGTCCCGATGGTACGCTTGGCTACGTGCTTTCCTATAAATTCCCCCTTCCTCATTTTTCCGAGCAAAGGTTGGTGGGTGGGGTGGCAATAGATATTACCGAACGCGAACACGCCAAAGAGGCATTGCGCTTGAGCGAGGAGCGTTATCGCAAAGTAACCGAGCTTATTACCGATTATGCCTATTCTTATCTGATAAACCCGGATGGCACTTATACCCCCGAATGGTTTACCGAGGAATCTTTCTATCGCCTGACCGGCTATCGTCTTAGTGAAATAGATCAAGATAATATTCTCATGCTTATTCACCCGGATGATAGAGAAGAAGCGCGTAAAAACTTTAGAGCGGCTGCTGGCACAGAAAAATTCAGAAGCGAGTATCGGATAATTACCAAAAGCGGGGAAGTGCGCTGGATAACCTTCCTTCGACAAGCAGAGTGGGATATTGGGCATGAGCGGGTCATTCGGATGTTCGGCAGCCTCAAGGATATTACCGAACGCAAACTTGCGAAAGATGCGCTACGAGAGTCAGAGCAGAAATTTATCAAGCTTTTCCGCGCCAACCCGGCCGCCATCACTTTAGGTAACATGAATAATGGTTTTTTCGTTGACGTAAACGATAAGTGGGTCGAATTGACCGGATACAAACCGGAAGAGCTTATAGGGCATGATTTCCGGGATTTGCACCTTTGGCAAATTCCTGAAAACGGGAAAAATATAATAACTGAATTGGTTACAAAAGGGTACTACCATAATTTTGAAACGAAATTGTACAAGAAAAATGGGGAAACTATCGATGCGCTTAATTCCTTTGACCTAATCGAGATAGACGGGCAAATGTGTGCCTTAAGTTTCAGCATTGATATTACCGAACGCAAGCGCGCCGAAGAAGCGCTACGGGATAAAGAAGAACAGTTCAGAGCGTTGGTGGAAAACTCGCCCGACCTGATTATGCGGATGGATCGACAATTGCGGATGGTGTATGGTAATCCGGCTGTTTTGAAATTCAGCCACCGTAGCCAGCAGCAAATTTATGGAAAAATCGGCACCGAAATGGGCATGGCGCAGAGTACTTGGAATAGCGTTTGTGAGATGGCGCAAAAAGTAGAAGAAACCAAAACTATGCAGGTAACCGAAACAAACGGAACTGTACATGATCAAATGTTTTATTTCCAAACTCGCCTGATTCCCGAATTTAACGCTAGCGGTGAAATTGAAACTTTGCTTTCGGTGACCACCGATATAACCGCCTTAAAAAGAGCGCAAGAGGAATTGATCAATCAGGCGCGCTTCAAAACCCTGTTTGAATTTTCTCCGGATAGCGTTATATTGATGGATAGGGCGGGGACTATTATCAGCCTGAACCGCGCTGTCGAAGAACTACTCGGCTACTCCCCCCAAGAATTGATCGGTAGAAAGGGTGTAGATTTCAAGCTAATTCCACCCGACATTTTCGAACAGTTTATTGCGGTTATGATAAAGGCTGAAAATAGCGCGTTACCTTACCTTTTTGAATTTGAAATAACCAAGCGAAACGGTAAGCAGCTTGCGGTTGAAGCGCGGGCGCACGCGCTTATGCTGGAGGGGCAAACCCATATATTAATTGCCTTTCGGGATATTACCCGGCATAAGGATTTGGAGTATGAACTCCGGGCTGCCATCGAAAAGCAGCGCGAATTGACAGAGTTAAAATCCCGTTTTGTTTCGATGGCATCGCACGAATTCCGCACTCCGCTCACTATTATTCTTTCTGCGGCACAATTGCTGGAGAAATATATGGAGCGTTTTACCCCAGAGCGGGTTGCCGAGCTTTACAAACGCATCGTGGTGTCGGTTAGAAACATGACGGACTTATTGGATGAGATGCTTTTCCTGAACAGAGCCGAAGCCGGTAAGTTGGAATGCAAGCCCACTATGCTGGATTTAAGCCTGTTCTGTAACGAGGTGGTGGAAGAAATTCGATTTGGGGCAGGTACGCAGCATTTCTTCCAAATTGAGATTGCGCCACCGCCTCGGCTTATTGCTGCCGATGTAAAGCTGTTGCGTCCGGTTGTGGCAAACTTGCTGTACAATGCCGTCAAGTATTCCCCGAAAGAGCGCACCATTCGGTTCAAGCTGGAATATACCGCTACCCAAGCGCATGGCACAGTCATTGATGAGGGCATCGGCATACCGTCAGAAAACCTGAAGCAGTTGTTCGAGGTGTTCTATCGGGCGGATAATGTGGGAGACATTCAGGGAACAGGGCTAGGTTTGGCAATTGTTAAGAAGAGTCTGCTAGCACATGGCGGCGATATTGAAATCGAAAGCGCCGAAAACAAAGGCACTACCTGCCGCTTCTGGATTCCGATTTAG
- a CDS encoding response regulator transcription factor: MKILVIDDELEILTNLVYLLEAEGYEVLSAQNGTTGINLAKQFQPALIISDIMMPGISGYQVLESLRKDPATLTIPFVFLSAKSTHDDIRHGMQLGAEDYISKPFSQDELLEAVRVRLERHASLKSSILMSVSSELLTAANSIKQLISTIQDENNAVYNEVAPEQEATPVAAPHPAPSVFVSHKLTVDFELRIAMVEGREIKLSPHQFQLLHYLIDNAGKIVTHKNILFNVWGSKYENETQYLHVCINQLRQKIEPDPSKPRYIITERGFGYRFRSGSINT; encoded by the coding sequence ATGAAAATCTTAGTGATTGATGACGAGTTAGAAATATTAACTAACCTTGTGTACCTATTAGAAGCTGAAGGTTACGAGGTTCTTTCTGCGCAGAACGGCACAACCGGTATTAATCTTGCCAAACAATTCCAACCCGCCTTGATAATTTCTGACATCATGATGCCCGGCATTAGCGGTTATCAGGTGCTAGAATCGCTGCGCAAAGACCCTGCGACCCTTACCATTCCCTTTGTGTTCTTGAGCGCAAAAAGCACGCACGATGACATACGGCATGGTATGCAACTTGGCGCAGAGGACTATATCAGCAAGCCCTTTAGTCAGGATGAGTTGCTGGAAGCAGTTAGAGTGCGTTTGGAAAGACATGCTTCCCTGAAATCTTCGATTCTTATGTCTGTTTCGTCCGAACTGCTTACTGCTGCCAATTCCATCAAACAGCTTATTTCCACGATTCAGGATGAGAACAACGCGGTTTATAACGAGGTTGCTCCCGAACAGGAGGCAACTCCGGTTGCTGCGCCGCATCCTGCCCCCTCGGTTTTTGTTTCCCACAAGCTCACCGTTGATTTTGAGCTTAGAATCGCTATGGTAGAGGGTCGAGAAATAAAACTCTCACCCCATCAGTTCCAATTACTGCACTATCTGATTGACAATGCCGGAAAGATTGTCACGCATAAGAACATTTTGTTCAACGTCTGGGGTTCTAAATACGAGAATGAAACCCAATATTTGCATGTTTGTATCAACCAATTGCGCCAGAAAATAGAACCCGACCCTTCCAAACCTCGCTATATAATTACTGAAAGAGGCTTTGGTTATCGCTTCCGGTCGGGAAGTATTAATACCTAG
- a CDS encoding response regulator transcription factor, which translates to MTKKILVIEDEVEIGINLCYMLEAAGYEVISAQGGKHGIELARQFLPDLILSDIMMPDIDGYQVLESLRKDPATLAIPVIFLTAKSSHENIRQGMQLGVDDYICKPFTHSELLEAVKARLRRQNSLKASLLMPVSNELYAAANSIKNMLSRAQDEAQTPPVAANSDEPEPEPEAVVPVPPTSRFDFGELIIDFELRNISVNGHEVKLSPHQFNLLHYLVENAGKIVSHRNVLLKVWGPEYEKETQYLHVFISQLRQKIEPNPSNPRYILTERGFGYRFAEPTPIT; encoded by the coding sequence ATGACCAAGAAAATTTTGGTGATTGAAGATGAAGTGGAAATTGGCATTAACCTGTGCTATATGTTGGAAGCCGCCGGTTATGAGGTTATTTCCGCACAAGGTGGCAAGCATGGTATTGAGCTTGCCCGCCAATTCCTTCCCGACCTGATTCTCTCTGACATCATGATGCCCGATATTGACGGTTATCAGGTGCTAGAATCGCTGCGCAAAGACCCTGCCACGCTTGCCATTCCGGTCATTTTCCTAACTGCCAAAAGTTCCCACGAAAACATTCGACAAGGTATGCAACTCGGCGTGGATGATTATATCTGCAAACCCTTTACCCATAGTGAACTGCTGGAGGCGGTTAAGGCGCGTTTGCGAAGACAAAACTCCCTGAAAGCTTCCTTACTGATGCCCGTTTCAAACGAGCTATACGCCGCCGCAAACTCTATCAAAAACATGCTATCCAGAGCGCAGGATGAAGCGCAAACGCCGCCTGTTGCCGCCAATTCTGATGAGCCTGAACCTGAACCGGAAGCTGTCGTACCCGTTCCACCAACTTCCAGATTTGATTTCGGCGAGCTTATAATTGATTTTGAACTTAGAAATATTTCGGTGAATGGGCATGAAGTTAAACTCTCACCGCATCAGTTCAACTTACTGCACTATTTGGTTGAGAACGCTGGAAAGATTGTTTCCCACAGAAATGTGCTGCTCAAGGTGTGGGGACCTGAGTATGAAAAAGAAACCCAATACCTGCACGTATTTATTAGCCAGTTGCGCCAGAAAATAGAACCAAACCCTTCTAACCCACGTTATATCCTTACTGAAAGAGGCTTTGGCTATCGCTTTGCCGAACCAACCCCTATCACCTAA
- a CDS encoding MFS transporter: MKLLPPTKQGYWTVWVANLSFFAAYYALLIPLPRYLTQIGLPDWQIGVILGAFGVAAVVGRPLAGILTDSWGYRQVLLLGAGSLMVGAAFVSLTTDPVLLFGLRLLQAFGYVAFTTAGTALISALALPGQQGAALALFGAAANVAMAFAPALINSLLDVLTVKGTFWLVAALALGGGALSLALHIEPQPTRPKRSWRVMLAIPRVLYWQMLVAWLVGLGFGAFLQFLPILTERRGLEPTGLAYAIYGVGIILTRLATGRLQDRGDRSRLLAFAFLLLAAALLGLAFVDLEGLLLANMLLMAAAMGILHPGVMANHVEMVSPNERWRGVVAFYLGYDTGIGMGSWLLGLALEWYGLTGMYLVAALGALLGLAITLRQHKG; encoded by the coding sequence ATGAAGTTACTTCCTCCCACCAAGCAAGGATATTGGACGGTTTGGGTGGCAAACCTCTCGTTTTTTGCCGCCTATTACGCCTTGCTCATTCCCTTGCCGCGCTACCTCACCCAAATTGGCTTGCCCGATTGGCAAATCGGCGTGATATTGGGCGCGTTCGGAGTCGCGGCGGTGGTGGGGCGACCGCTGGCGGGGATTCTTACCGATAGCTGGGGTTATCGCCAAGTGCTACTCTTGGGAGCGGGTTCGCTGATGGTGGGCGCAGCGTTCGTGAGCCTAACCACCGACCCGGTATTGCTTTTCGGCTTGCGCTTGCTACAAGCATTCGGCTACGTGGCATTTACCACTGCCGGAACCGCCCTAATCTCGGCGTTGGCGTTGCCGGGACAACAGGGCGCGGCGTTAGCGTTGTTCGGCGCAGCAGCAAACGTGGCGATGGCGTTCGCGCCTGCCCTTATCAACAGCTTGCTCGATGTTCTCACCGTTAAAGGTACTTTCTGGCTGGTAGCGGCGTTGGCGTTGGGAGGCGGCGCGTTGTCGCTGGCATTGCATATCGAGCCGCAACCGACCCGCCCCAAGCGTAGTTGGCGGGTCATGCTGGCAATTCCGCGCGTGCTGTATTGGCAAATGTTGGTGGCATGGTTAGTGGGCTTGGGCTTTGGGGCGTTCCTGCAATTTCTGCCGATTCTGACCGAACGGCGCGGGCTAGAACCTACCGGGCTGGCTTACGCAATTTACGGCGTGGGCATCATCCTAACGCGCCTTGCCACCGGGCGTTTGCAGGATCGGGGCGATCGCAGCCGCTTGCTAGCCTTCGCCTTTTTGCTGTTGGCAGCGGCGTTGCTAGGGCTGGCGTTTGTGGACTTGGAAGGGCTATTGCTGGCAAATATGCTGCTGATGGCGGCGGCGATGGGCATCCTGCATCCCGGCGTAATGGCTAATCACGTAGAGATGGTTTCGCCGAACGAGCGTTGGCGCGGGGTGGTGGCATTTTATCTGGGCTACGATACGGGCATCGGCATGGGAAGCTGGCTGTTAGGGCTGGCGTTGGAATGGTACGGGCTGACGGGCATGTATCTGGTAGCCGCTTTGGGGGCGCTACTGGGCTTAGCCATTACGCTCAGGCAACACAAGGGTTAA
- a CDS encoding MarR family winged helix-turn-helix transcriptional regulator: MSNQIAGNESVHKARIAWERLTEGVTWAGGARLPLMLRLARANKVVIPRYEEHMGLSIPQMRILIEALDPDGVIQSALHKYYGIDPASISRTLQAMERDDLVTRRVDEQDSRNMRVFLTEKGRAIAESFPERIAEFEQRMVAGLSDEEILQMHRLFEHIENNLTGNE; this comes from the coding sequence ATGTCAAACCAGATTGCCGGAAACGAGTCCGTTCATAAAGCTAGAATTGCATGGGAACGTCTCACCGAAGGCGTAACATGGGCGGGCGGGGCGCGTTTGCCGCTGATGCTGCGGTTGGCGCGGGCGAATAAAGTGGTTATTCCACGCTACGAAGAGCATATGGGCTTGAGTATTCCCCAAATGCGCATTCTAATTGAAGCGCTCGACCCCGATGGCGTAATCCAGTCCGCCTTGCACAAATATTATGGGATTGACCCCGCTTCTATTAGCCGTACCTTGCAAGCGATGGAGCGTGATGATTTGGTGACGCGCCGCGTGGATGAACAAGACAGCCGCAATATGCGCGTGTTTCTCACCGAGAAGGGGCGCGCCATCGCCGAGTCTTTCCCCGAACGCATCGCCGAATTTGAGCAGCGCATGGTGGCGGGGCTTTCCGATGAAGAAATCTTGCAAATGCATCGTTTGTTCGAACATATAGAAAATAATTTAACCGGAAATGAGTAA
- a CDS encoding MDR family MFS transporter gives MVIKETAVEKPQHSENRHLVLALSGIIMSILLVALDQTIVNPAMPRIVEELQGFSLFAWVSTAYLLTSTATIPIAGKLGDMFGRKTLLLIAVFVFVGFSALSGAAPSMVWLVIFRAFQGIGAGMLQSNAFAMIAELFPNPAKRARWQGFIAAAFGFSSLLGPALGGFITDNLDWRWVFYVNVPVGVVAVLALIFNLPKSTPSGARKVDWLGSFFMTGSVVSLLLALTWGGHTEPNGYAWNSPQILGLFGIAVIMLLVFLFVETRAAEPIIPLKLFTNKAVSVIAVVSFTTGATMLGATLFIPLFIQVVKGQSASSSGALTTPLALAMVSANILTGQFIGRVGHLKWPFISGSIMAVVGMLLMLTIDTNTSLLAVTVYMMVMGFGLGQVMPSMTIVVQESISRRELGVGISSVQFFRSIGSTMGVAVIGTIVTNSYASAITAAPAAAGLPAKLLETISEPQNLLNAKVAASLPESLVDTVRTLLTAAIHSGLLVSTGVAVVVFLAALFVPSIRIKSGGKKQKSSEPAVAEKELVA, from the coding sequence TTGGTTATTAAAGAAACAGCGGTAGAAAAGCCGCAACACTCAGAAAACAGACATTTGGTACTGGCGTTGTCCGGCATAATCATGAGCATTTTGCTGGTCGCGCTCGATCAAACCATCGTAAACCCGGCAATGCCCCGCATCGTGGAAGAATTGCAGGGCTTTTCGCTGTTCGCGTGGGTTAGCACCGCCTATCTGCTCACTTCTACTGCCACCATTCCTATCGCGGGAAAGCTCGGCGACATGTTCGGGCGCAAAACCTTGTTGCTGATTGCGGTGTTTGTGTTTGTGGGCTTTTCTGCCTTGAGCGGCGCGGCTCCCTCAATGGTTTGGCTGGTAATCTTCCGCGCATTTCAGGGTATCGGCGCGGGTATGCTGCAATCCAACGCCTTCGCGATGATTGCCGAACTCTTTCCTAATCCCGCCAAACGCGCCCGCTGGCAAGGTTTTATCGCCGCCGCTTTCGGCTTTTCCTCCTTACTTGGTCCGGCACTGGGCGGCTTTATCACCGATAATCTCGACTGGCGTTGGGTCTTTTATGTAAACGTTCCGGTGGGCGTGGTGGCAGTTTTGGCGCTCATCTTCAATTTGCCCAAATCTACTCCTAGCGGAGCGCGTAAGGTGGACTGGCTTGGCTCGTTCTTCATGACCGGGTCGGTGGTCAGCTTGTTACTCGCACTCACTTGGGGCGGTCACACCGAGCCAAACGGTTACGCATGGAACAGCCCGCAAATTTTGGGCTTGTTCGGCATCGCAGTGATAATGCTGCTCGTCTTCCTGTTCGTGGAGACTCGCGCCGCCGAGCCGATTATACCGCTGAAGCTGTTCACCAATAAAGCGGTGAGCGTCATTGCGGTGGTGAGCTTTACTACGGGCGCGACAATGCTAGGCGCAACTCTGTTCATCCCCCTCTTTATACAGGTGGTGAAAGGGCAATCCGCCTCCAGTTCCGGCGCACTCACTACCCCGCTGGCATTGGCAATGGTCAGCGCCAACATCTTGACCGGGCAGTTCATCGGGCGGGTGGGACATCTCAAATGGCCCTTCATCAGCGGTAGCATCATGGCAGTGGTGGGTATGTTGCTGATGCTCACCATTGATACCAATACCTCCCTGTTGGCGGTTACGGTCTATATGATGGTAATGGGCTTCGGGCTTGGTCAGGTAATGCCGAGCATGACCATCGTGGTGCAAGAATCAATCTCGCGGCGCGAATTGGGCGTGGGCATTTCCAGCGTGCAGTTCTTCCGCTCTATCGGTAGCACTATGGGCGTGGCGGTAATCGGCACAATCGTTACCAACAGCTATGCTTCGGCAATCACCGCCGCGCCTGCCGCTGCCGGGTTGCCTGCCAAATTGTTGGAGACTATCTCAGAGCCGCAAAACCTGTTGAACGCGAAGGTGGCTGCCAGCTTGCCCGAATCGCTGGTGGATACGGTGCGCACTTTGCTGACCGCCGCCATTCACAGCGGCTTGCTGGTTTCAACCGGAGTAGCGGTGGTAGTATTTCTGGCGGCGCTGTTCGTTCCTTCCATTCGCATCAAATCCGGCGGAAAGAAGCAAAAATCCAGCGAGCCTGCGGTTGCCGAGAAAGAATTGGTGGCGTAA
- a CDS encoding alpha/beta hydrolase yields the protein MKRQSIFKSKLLRLALVSLIFSLAFVYVAMSVYSALFLTVVSDRALGSLTPASYSLPYEEVAFSSPAEDKITIRGWLVPKADSPHVLILLHGQNANRSASLPISKPLWEKGFNLLLLDLRGHGQSDGERHYYGQREQYDLVGAVSYLQNRGFKAGSIGIMGWSLGASVAIMAMSQSEGIQAGVSDSGFASLGNMLGIWSPGVSLIGRLTTGLDFDKVKPEAAIKQLGQRHVFIIQGDSDRNVPPDNAYKLKEAGGANVTQFWMLAGVGHVGAYSSNPDEYIRRVTAFFATELK from the coding sequence ATGAAGCGTCAATCTATTTTCAAAAGCAAGCTCTTGCGTCTTGCGCTGGTCTCGCTAATTTTCTCTCTCGCCTTTGTTTATGTTGCCATGTCTGTTTATAGCGCGTTGTTTCTTACGGTTGTATCGGATCGCGCGTTAGGCTCGCTCACCCCCGCTTCCTACAGTTTGCCTTATGAGGAAGTAGCTTTTTCCAGCCCTGCCGAAGATAAAATAACTATTCGCGGTTGGCTTGTGCCTAAAGCTGATAGCCCGCACGTCCTAATTTTGCTGCATGGGCAAAACGCCAATCGTAGCGCGTCCCTACCGATTAGCAAGCCGCTATGGGAAAAGGGCTTTAACTTGCTGTTGCTCGACTTGCGCGGACACGGGCAATCGGACGGTGAGCGACATTATTACGGGCAGCGCGAACAATATGACCTCGTTGGGGCAGTTAGCTATCTGCAAAATCGGGGGTTTAAAGCGGGCAGCATCGGCATAATGGGCTGGAGTTTAGGTGCATCGGTGGCGATAATGGCGATGAGCCAGAGTGAGGGCATCCAAGCGGGGGTTAGCGATTCGGGCTTTGCCAGTCTGGGCAACATGCTCGGTATTTGGAGTCCGGGCGTATCGCTGATAGGTCGCCTAACCACCGGGCTAGATTTTGATAAGGTTAAGCCGGAAGCGGCGATAAAACAATTGGGGCAACGTCACGTATTTATAATTCAAGGGGATAGCGACCGGAACGTGCCGCCGGATAACGCCTACAAGTTGAAAGAGGCGGGGGGCGCAAACGTCACCCAGTTCTGGATGCTGGCGGGGGTGGGACATGTCGGGGCATACAGCAGCAACCCAGACGAGTATATCCGCCGCGTTACCGCTTTCTTCGCTACCGAGTTGAAATAA
- a CDS encoding YdeI/OmpD-associated family protein — protein MQFRAKVQLHGKTATGVEVPEEIVKALGSSKRPAVNVTINGYTYRSSIAFMGGVFLLGISAENRLGAGVAAGDEVDITVELDTAPREVTLPPDFAELLEQDTIAKQFFDSLSYSHKRQYLLWIEGTKKAETRQQRIVKAVGMLREGRTQS, from the coding sequence ATGCAATTTCGGGCGAAAGTACAGCTTCACGGTAAGACTGCCACTGGTGTAGAGGTTCCAGAGGAAATCGTAAAGGCGCTTGGTTCGAGTAAACGTCCCGCCGTAAATGTCACGATTAACGGCTACACTTACCGTAGTAGCATTGCCTTTATGGGTGGAGTCTTTTTACTGGGTATCAGCGCAGAAAATCGCCTCGGGGCGGGCGTAGCAGCAGGCGATGAGGTAGATATTACTGTAGAACTCGATACCGCCCCGCGTGAGGTGACCTTACCGCCCGATTTTGCAGAGCTGCTTGAACAGGACACAATTGCCAAACAGTTTTTTGATAGCCTATCTTATAGCCACAAACGCCAGTATTTGCTCTGGATTGAGGGAACCAAAAAAGCCGAAACCCGGCAACAACGAATCGTCAAAGCGGTTGGTATGTTGCGGGAGGGGCGTACTCAGAGCTAA
- a CDS encoding DUF1801 domain-containing protein, with protein MNIAVTEFIEKISQDWQATICNQLRQDIQQAIPDVAERIQYGKPHFLKNGKYAAVIGTAKEWVSFTIFNATALEAPEGFFESGPPERKTIKIRKGQAVDYDFLASLFKQAANTI; from the coding sequence TTGAATATAGCGGTTACCGAGTTCATTGAAAAAATTAGCCAAGATTGGCAGGCAACAATTTGTAATCAGCTTAGGCAGGACATCCAGCAAGCTATTCCAGACGTGGCAGAACGAATACAGTATGGCAAACCCCATTTTTTAAAGAATGGCAAATACGCCGCTGTCATCGGCACCGCCAAGGAATGGGTAAGCTTTACCATTTTTAATGCCACTGCTTTGGAAGCGCCCGAAGGCTTTTTTGAATCGGGACCTCCCGAAAGAAAAACCATCAAAATCCGCAAGGGGCAGGCTGTGGATTACGATTTTTTAGCAAGCCTTTTTAAACAGGCAGCAAATACTATCTAA